The genomic stretch TAGAGATGCGTTACCGGAGACtcactccactagaccacctagccgccctgactacagtgtcgttaatttctctcatcacctgtATTTCGAAGATTGTTCTTTTCGTGTGCCattgaatatatttacatttgaGTTTCATCGCGAAGAGAGGCATTTTTGACAGTGTGTGAAGCTTGTTGATGTGTGCACACATGTGCTATATGTggaattttgtgaatttaattCACTTAACCACTTAAACGGCGGGCCGTTTATTagatatatattaattattgattagaTATATTATTGCTAGAAAAGTGCTTATctagcaaatttttctcgctaATAATATGATATGTTGTATTTCATATCAGCAATAATAAACGGCCCGCCGTTTAAGTGGTTAAGCGaattaaattcacaaaattccACATATAGCACATGTGTGCACACATCAACAAGCTTCACACACTGTCAAAAATGTATCTCTTCGCGACAAAACTCAAATGTAAATATCGCTAGAGTAAAAAAACCCAATTGCCAAGTCATCAACATAGTATAATAACAAACATTAGCATGATATACATGATATACATGATAAGTTTGGTATCTTCTATGACGTGCTTTGCGCCATAAAAGATCCTATTCGATGTATTTGTGAAACTGCACAACAGGCAATTTTTGATCTCACAATAAAGCAAATAAGTTCTagcaaaattgaaatataaccACGTTGCCTTGGAACAGATATTTGTTAGACATTgcacattgaaaaaaaaattgagtcgCAATTGTTTTACCTTTGCACCTGGTCCGCAGTTGAAAAATCGGCTGTTTACAAACTATTGCATGACTCCCGAATTTGgaaatgtatataaaaacaaaCCTCAAATTTCAAGGATTTTCAAGATTTCCAATGTATGTGATTCTTGTGTTTCAGAAGCAATGTAATGGTGTAATAAATCAAAATCACATTGTTTTAAAACAGATGAATTAATTCTCTAATTCTGTACTATGAAATTGGTTGttagataaaaataaaggaTACACAGATGATAAATCAATATTCTTGTAACTTACTGCATGAATTTACAGTTTGGTCCTTCTGGGCAAAACCCGGCTAGATATGCCATGCATAGAACCCTTCGTACATGCCTATGCCGGCAGAGAGGACCATGTCTGCAAAATCCGCGATCGTACCAAGGACAATCACGAACTTTTGTCTCAGGATCAATGTGAAGAAACGGACATTCTTTGTTGTGGCACGCATCTGAAATCAAGGATTAACAttatctaaatttttttaatcagtaACCAGAGCAGTGTCCCAGAAGGAATTTCATTGACATCGAAAATTCGACAAGAATGTAACCAAGAAATATGTTTTTCATTAGCCgcatatttgtgaaaatccATATTCTACTTTTCCAAAGtactttttgaaataaattccatAATtgtttccgaaaaaaaaatgcaactcgtttttcttattctaaTCTTGAACAGGACAAGGCCCCACATGTATTGTCCAATTGAATAGCTATAATGATAACAGACTaccaaaattgaaatgaaaagtatCACTTTTTCTTGTTCTGAATTGAATAAACGAATCTTGACTTTGAATGcctttttatacataaatatcaAACAGGTAAATAATGAAAGAGTATATACAGTTACATATTTGTCACTTGCaatcatcatttttatgaAATCAAGTTCTGTTTgtggaaaaatgtttgaaaagtAGCAAGTGAATCGGAAAACAGTGAAATGACATAAGCAATTTCTTGTCAACGCAAAATGTGAAACGAACAATGAATTCTGTATGAAGTGATCTCTTACTGAATCGGGAGTAGAAGTAGCATTCAGGCATCTTAGTCATGTCATATTCATGAAGAAATTCACACTGGTCTCCCTTTTTGCAGAGGCCTCGCAACCAGTGTTTACATACAATGGTTCTGTCCCCTCTGACGTGTCTAAAAGGGCAAGAGCCTCCTTTGACACAGGTTCCCCGTGGATAAAATTGACATACTGCAGCGATGGATTCTGTGAAAGTTTTACAAACTGATCAAAAATAGTCTTAGAGCAATATACATCCAGAATGAACAGTCAAATTTTGACAGCAAGTTTGTTTACTTGGAGTACCTTGATGAGGCGGGAATGGtaatatgatatgatgtaatatgaaagagaaataaaaacaaatcaaaatttaatggTTTAGTATAACCAGGTAAAATGAAGCGGTAAAGCACAAAATCagcaataaaatatcaatGTTTTTCTGCCGTATGAGTCACGCATGAATCGAGCATAACCTCAATTTTTATGAGCAAAACTCGTAATACATACTGTCCATCCCCGTGAAAGGTAACGGCAGGGCTCCATACTGTTCGTCCAGAGCGATTTCTATGTCAAATTTCATGTGTTCCACGTTAGCTACAATGCACTccatttttataacaaattgtTTTCCATTTGTCACGTTGAATTCGCATCTCAGTTTACAAGGGTAGccatattcaaattttcaagtacTGCGTGGGCATGAATCAAATCAAATATAACTAGACAACACACCGCTTTCACTTATCCAACACCCGATGCGCAACGAACGACACTTGTATGACTAATTAGACAGTAAGGTCTCGTGCCTGTTAcgctaatttttttgaactaGTTCATTTAAATCGTACCTTAATCGTTGAACATCACCTACTGGCAGTTGCAATATCCAAGGTATAcgtttcaaattatataatgtaataatataagGGCGTAATCATATTAACAGTATAATGAATCTGAGAAAACCTTTCCATAACCTGtcaaaaaaacagcaaaggAAACGAGATAATTTTGCAAGTTGTTTAACAATGACCTTTGCCGACGAATTTCTTCCTCAAAATGAGAAATATAGACATGAGGCTGTAAACGTGCACTGAAACTCATAATTAGGGTCGAAATCCACAAGGTAAAGGATCCGGACAGCCAAAACTACgaagcgcttgtcctggaagtcaagtttcactaGGTAGcagacctggagcgcagaaaccacggagcgcttgtcctggaagtcgagtttcaccagatagcgtacctggagcgcaggaaccacggagcgcttgtcaTGGAAGTCAAGttccaccaggtagcggacctggagcgcaggaactacggagcgcttgtcaTGGAAGTCAAGTtccaccaggtagtggacctggagcgcagaaaccacggagcgcttatcctggaagtttcaccaggtagtggacctggagcgcagaaactacgcaGCGCTTGTCGTGGAAGTCGAGGTTCACCAGGTAGTTGAtctggagcgcaggatccaggcGGTAGAGAACCTAGTACTCGAAATCTGTGGAGCGCGATTCTCACACGTCctctctactgcgcggttgtttccagactgaggaattcggcgagctgattttcgtcgcctacgattactatagatcgatgacgtcagagaaaaaaaaatttgggtgacgtcactttttgaacatccgaacatccgaacattcaaaatttggtttcgaactttaatactatgtatgatgtatgatgatgtatgatgatttAATTGTGTTATGCGTATTTTATTGTGTATTTTACAGTGTAACATAGGTTGCCCATGGTACGGCTCCAAACTCCGCGTTCGCAAATGATATAACATACAATTAGGTATAATGAGTGTTGGTCAATTGTAGTACTAAACAGTGATATTGTATTTTTCTACGATGCAAGATTTTGTAACAGTATTAGGTTTTGATTAaggtttattattattatacatattccATCTAGGGATATTTTGAATAGTTAGATGGTTTGATCGTAATTTCTGGTTACAAGATTCTCACACTTGGAGTTTATTAGTAGTGTTAGTGAcatggaatagtaataaaaaataaaatatacgagCGTTCCACTCAGATGTTCCGACACACAGGAAAAAATACGCTTTAGAACCCCTTCACTATGGAGGGTAGAGGTAAGAAGTATCTCATATGGGTTTTCAACTGGAAAAGTATCAGGCACAAAGGGATAAATAATGGTTCAACAAGCCAGAATAGCACTCATAAGTAATAAGGGTAACCCTATGATTGGCGCTTAGCAATCAAGGTTCAATTAGATTTCTAAGGAGATAAGAAAGGTTCACGGAGATCGTCCTTACGTCTGCCCTTCGTACCCTGcagaatgaaacgaaataaaaagtaataataaatattaattagcCAATCACCACGCGCTTTAGAAAAGCTACGCCAATCGTAGGACTTATTTGTCATTCCTATTTCTTATTCCCTCTCATTGTGCTAGGGGCTCAAGTATCTCTCCCATACTCCTCACCCTTTAACCATAAAGGTAAAGAAGAATCTCTCCATACTCCAAATGTAGACAGAACGATCCTCAATTCCCAATTCAACTGCATGACCATGCTGGAGAATAGGAGTTAGATGTAAACAAAccataaataaatatggacACACTCAGGAAGTTCGAGTAGGAATAGTATTTGAATCAGGAAGTAACACAATACATTTTCCTAGCTAACGAAAAAAGTAGAACAAATTTCGCTTAGAAGCTTGCGATCGCATCCAGAGCACTAGAGTAGAGAAATCTTTCAATAGCTAATATTATGCTATAGTCTTTCCCAAAAACCCAGGAACTTGCAAACCCAGTGTTAACATACAGACAGGGCCACAATTCAAAAGATAACAAGCACTTACAAACAAAAGAGTCGTCGACtgaatgtatgtataattcttcatatcttagaaaaaaaaaatgccgcTTCAATGCAGCGTCTATTACGTTGCATTATAAACGGTACATGTCTTgtttaaaaacaattctttCATACTTTACTGTATGTTGTATGTAATCAATCCGCTTATACAATTAATATTagcatgtttatttttatagtatAATTATAACAGCTAATTATGCAACTTCAAACTAATGTACGTAATATTCCCTGAATTAGACAGCGATTAGGTCATACTTTAGAACGTTTACGAGCAATCGCGTCCTCCACAGCTTTAAGCTGTTTCAATAACTCCTCACGGCGAGAGCTCGCCTTTTTAGCAGCTTTtgcagctgctgctgctgcactaGCCTTGCTATCAACATGCGGCGGGGATTCAACCGGCCTTTTCTTTCCTGCAATAGTGGCACTGCGATCAACTTTTTTGACAGCTACCGCATTATTTGATGGCTTTAATGTAAGCTTGATCTGTTGCTTAGTTCCACTCAATTTTAGGGCATCTATGCTCTTCGATTCTTTACGGTTTTGAGGCGGTGAAGAACCTTTTCGTCTCCTCGTACCGCTTGAAGATGACGAATAGCTTGATTCACTCGAATCACTACTAGTGCCACTGCTATCGGAACCAGTACTGCTGTGTGACGACCTGAACAAAAAGTCGTGGTTCAACTTGCAATTATTCTTTATACATCAAATTCTGACGAGTACGTAGCAACTGATGTAGTTCAAAGTGCAATTGAAAGTGTCAAATTTGCACCGCAATAATGTAAAAATCCGTTAAAAACCAACAGAAATGGGCTAAAAATCAAATGATTATCATTACCTGGAACGTGAGCGACTTTTGATGACTTTTGCGACAGCAGCTGCAGCAATGGCGGCTTTGTCTCTAGTCTTTTCATGATGACGTTGATGCGAGGAGAGGGGGCTTGGAGCGGGTGGATTAAGACCTGCACGCCGGTGCAGGGTACCAGTTGTGGGAGATATGGACCCCTTTGGGGGGCGAGGAGACGGCGCCGGTGGGTTCATCAGCATGGCTCCTCTCTGAGGTTGAACTGTCGCAGGCGCAGGGATGGAAGGTGAAGGTGATGTAGGAGGCTTCCCCCCCTTGCCGCCTGGGCGGGACCTAGAGGGAGGGGAAGGAGATCGGGACCTGGACAGGGAGTCATAAGAGCTGTAGCTAGAGCGACTCGAGCTACGGCTAGAgctaaaataattataccaCTCTCATATTCAGATTTTCTAAACTTCCTAATGTCTTAACTGATCAATAATGCCGATAACTTAACATTAAATGAGTTGGAGTAATATATTTTGCAATAGTTTCAAAAGTGTAAATTAAATGCAAATGGACTGAATTTTTTAGAAGAAATTGAAGATCATATAACATCTGCTGATGTCTTAAAACAGGTTGATAAATCCAGTACCAAAAGGTTGATCAGATTGTTACTAGCAGCATTGATCGtttctggagtaattttgtGTCTTTCAACCACATAGTAAAAGTATTGAAACGCGAATAGATATGGTAGGCTTTTTCGATAGGAACGTATGGTATATTGTAGGTATCAAATGATGAAATACAGAGATAAAGAAGGATTGCTTTAAAAGAAAGCTGTTCATTAAAGacaaattcaatatttcagcTTTCATTTATAGATTTCTATCAATAAGTGAcagtattaaaaaatgaaatgtaattataaattgGTCGATTTCTCTTGGACCTGATAAAAATGCAAGCATCAAAAACATATATATTCTAGCCAATGTTATTCAACTTTCCCACTGTCATACCATGTGTTTCTAATAAAAAGTTTCTTACGCTGTTTTACAAATGTAAATCACCTGTTTACTACAATATCAATGTATACTATATCCAGTGAGAACACAGACTTACAACCAAGAGAAAACTCGTCTATTTCAACACGGCGGGAACAAGAAGCGTTACCATAAGTTACTGAAAACTCAAAGTACTGGGTAGCCTGTATTTGGGCTTCTTGTTTCTCTTAACTTACTCGTCCATGTAAAGTAAGTCTGTTCTTTCATAGGATGGAATATAGTAAAGTGAGCCAAATGaagtaaaattgaagaataagaATTGGCAATGTACAAATATTGCTAACCTTGTAGAAGAGTATGAAGATCCCGATGAGTAAGACTGCCTTCTTGGTCTTCTGGTTGCAGCAGGATTACGCCGTATGGCTGACGGGGATTTGCGCCGCATCCAAGGATCTGCCCACTCGtctcctcttcctctctcaGGCGCAGGTGGCTCTTCTTCTCTCCATGGTTTGTTTGGCGGAATGCGTTCCACTATTACCTCTCTTGAAGGACGTTTGTGCTTCTTTTCGTACTTCTCATAGTATTCTCTCTCCCTGTCACGTTCTCGTTCCCTCTCCCTTTCCCTTTCACGTGGATGTGGAGGTGGGGAAACTGAGTGTGGAGCAGCCCGTGGTGCTGTGTGATATTCTATGCGCTCTCTGTACTCTGGACCTGGACGGGGCTCCGGTTTGTAGTGCACTCGTCTGCGCAAACCaagtttattcatttcattaaataattaattagttAGTTAGTTATTTATTGATTCATTCAACGGGATAAGTCCAATAATTAGAaatacaaaatcaaataaacttCAGATGACGTGCGAATACATCACTCATATGTAAGTAGACACTTTGCAGACAGTTTAGTTATGGCCAAACTTGAGCTATGGGGGTCAAGCCATGCAAAGCTACTGCTGCACAACTTACTCAGCCGTATTTTTCGAGCATGAAGTTAAAAGGCAATGCTGAGTAGAAACTCAGTGAAATACACTGTGGTCTTTCTTACAAGTCTACCAAGTATATTAAAGTTTAATTCGCTCAATAATTCCGTAAACTGAATGACAttggtaataattttgtaGGCAAATATGTCACTCCTGCACTGAACGGATTCAAGACTCGGAATATTTAAGAGACCTGCTATCAGAGAGTAATCATGCCATGTGATCTAGGTAGGTTTACCTATTCTAAATGCTACATATCTAAGGAAGGTATGATTCACCCTTTCTTGACAAGTAATTTGGTATTTTAGGAACGGATTCCATACAACAGCTGTAGTACAAGGTACGAAATGAATTTTGGCAGCTGAACTTTCTCGTAAATCTCTTCAATAAATTAATTCGCTCAAGTGCGGCAATCTTAATATAGTCAACGTAATTATTAAAAGAAAGTTTCCTTTCAAAGATAATACCTAAATCTTTAATGTGCTCAACATTCGCAGTTTATATTCGAAGAGCACCAGTTTAAAAATAAGACAGGTGGCAGCAGTTCTGTTATGTCAAAACGTATACTAAACCATTTGAATATTACATTTGAGCCCATTAAATCCGCACCACTGAAAGAATGAGTCAAGGTCATTTTGTGGCACATCCATATCACTTTGATCCCTAACAACGCTGAAAACCGTCATCAgcaaataaaagaaattaacAGTGCGTAATACTAAACTTAACAACATTTATAAAAACTAGAAATAGTAACGGACCCAAATGTAAACCCTGCCCAACACCTTACAGGACAAGTATAGCTTCAAAAACACAAATTCTCATCCCAACATATTTGCGTTCGGCCACAGACACACGATTTTAACTACATAAGCAGAATACCAGATACGCCTACTATCCGCAATTTTATCACCACAATGCACGGTTAAGGGAATAGTACCCTTACTTTTTATGGAACTAACATACTTAAAAACCTTATGGTAAGCAGCAGTCAGTGCTGCTTCAGTTTCATCAGCAAAATTTGACTCATCACGATTAGCGAGTACCTTACATAATGCTCTCAGTACTTTAAATTGACAGTAATAATATTCGGACTTATATATAGCTTATAGAGCtggtgcatttttttttctccttatattataaattagcTCTTTGAAAAACCATTTTGGGAAGGTGCTATCCCTAACGATAATCTTTGGCACATGCTTATTAATGATATTAATAGTAATACTGTTTATGATCTCGACTAGATCATCCACACTACTTGTCTCCATAGAGATTTCTGGTCAATTTGACTCAGAGAGTTCTAAGGATATGGCATTACAATCGACTCTCTTAAAATCGTAATACATTTCCTTATAACGCATATTGTTAGTCCTGATTATTAGGAACTTGATATCAAGGGTCACAACAAACAAAAATGGGATGCACATGTGTCTGGCATTGAGCATCAACAGCACTTGTAAAAAATAGATCGTATATATTCTCTGAAATGTTTGCATTGTATTTCAGTTGAAAGAGACCATACGATTTGCAAAGATTAGTCAATGAGTTTGCCACGAATCTAATATTAGGGTTATTGTGATACCACTGGCTACTGAATTCCTGGCCTGCCTAATACAGTTATGGGCTGGAATGTTGTAGTCGCAGAACAAAATCACG from Neodiprion virginianus isolate iyNeoVirg1 chromosome 3, iyNeoVirg1.1, whole genome shotgun sequence encodes the following:
- the LOC124300777 gene encoding cleavage and polyadenylation specificity factor subunit 4, with product MECIVANVEHMKFDIEIALDEQYGALPLPFTGMDKSIAAVCQFYPRGTCVKGGSCPFRHVRGDRTIVCKHWLRGLCKKGDQCEFLHEYDMTKMPECYFYSRFNACHNKECPFLHIDPETKVRDCPWYDRGFCRHGPLCRHRHVRRVLCMAYLAGFCPEGPNCKFMHPRFELPAVQDMQPKEGKKVMITCHFCGEGGHKAIYCNKMPPDIREAQARQEMEGGGQGAHPPHHHINSHSGPPPRGPQKPLEEVTCYKCGTKGHYANKCPKGHLAFLSHTGGAAAAASGQNPSYRR